Proteins co-encoded in one Papaver somniferum cultivar HN1 chromosome 5, ASM357369v1, whole genome shotgun sequence genomic window:
- the LOC113283865 gene encoding DNA damage-repair/toleration protein DRT100-like, with product MAPAGTAIVIFIFFLLAVTNVKSCTVGDRNALLAFRSALVESQFGIFKTWRGTDCCKSWYGVHCDPTSKRVTEISLRGESPESSVPTLEKMGRSGYMTGVISPAICKLDRLSTIIIADWKAISGKIPTCITTLSFLRVLDLVGNQFSGPIPYNIGRLHRLTVLNFADNQINGVIPSSIVQMSALMHLDLRSNKITGEIPTELGNLKMLSRALLSRNLLSGSIPSSISKIYRLADLDLSVNQLSGTIPESFGRMPVLSTLNLDMNKISGQIPTTLLSGSGLSIMNLSRNALEGRIPDVFGERSYFTALDLSYNNLKGPIPKSLSSASYVGHLDLSHNHLCGPIPTGSPFNHLEASSFMNNDCLCGSPLKRCT from the coding sequence ATGGCACCAGCTGGTACTGCTATTgtgatcttcatcttcttcttactAGCCGTTACTAATGTGAAATCATGCACAGTTGGAGACAGGAATGCTCTGTTAGCATTCAGATCAGCCTTAGTTGAGTCGCAGTTCGGCATATTCAAAACATGGAGAGGAACAGATTGTTGTAAATCATGGTACGGTGTTCATTGTGATCCAACAAGTAAAAGAGTCACCGAAATCAGTTTAAGAGGTGAATCGCCTGAAAGCTCTGTTCCAACTCTAGAAAAAATGGGAAGATCTGGTTACATGACTGGCGTCATCTCACCAGCAATCTGTAAACTGGATCGTCTTTCTACTATCATCATCGCTGATTGGAAAGCGATTTCTGGTAAAATTCCTACTTGTATCACTACACTTTCTTTTCTCCGTGTTCTTGATTTAGTCGGAAATCAGTTTTCTGGTCCAATCCCGTATAATATTGGGAGACTTCACAGACTTACGGTTTTGAATTTCGCTGATAATCAAATCAACGGCGTTATCCCTTCGTCGATCGTTCAGATGTCTGCGCTGATGCATCTTGATCTCCGAAGCAACAAAATCACCGGAGAAATTCCAACTGAACTCGGCAACTTGAAAATGTTAAGCAGAGCACTGTTGAGCCGAAACTTGCTTTCCGGTTCTATTCCAAGTTCGATTTCGAAAATTTACAGGTTAGCTGATTTGGATTTGTCGGTGAATCAATTATCAGGAACCATTCCTGAGTCATTTGGAAGAATGCCAGTTCTTTCGACATTGAATCTGGACATGAACAAGATTTCCGGCCAAATACCAACGACTTTACTAAGCGGTTCAGGATTAAGCATAATGAATCTAAGCAGAAATGCATTGGAAGGCAGAATCCCAGATGTTTTTGGAGAAAGATCTTATTTCACAGCACTGGATTTATCTTATAATAATCTGAAAGGACCGATTCCGAAATCGTTGTCTTCTGCTTCGTATGTTGGGCATTTGGATCTGAGTCATAATCATCTTTGTGGTCCGATTCCAACTGGTTCGCCATTTAATCACCTTGAAGCTTCTTCCTTCATGAATAACGATTGTCTCTGTGGCTCCCCACTTAAGAGATGCACTTGA